The Stygiolobus azoricus genome window below encodes:
- a CDS encoding PadR family transcriptional regulator, with translation MRRKRRLQHIILSILSNKGAMTGAQIMREIEKITQGFWKPSPGAIYPTLDKLLEEGYVSIAKVEGTQKFYQITEAGKALLSPKHHLETVIEEVLSDLRFILENKGELDVELKEKLKKGLKEAISSLD, from the coding sequence ATGAGAAGGAAGAGAAGGCTACAACACATTATTCTATCTATCCTCAGCAATAAAGGAGCTATGACTGGCGCTCAGATAATGAGGGAGATAGAAAAAATAACTCAAGGATTTTGGAAGCCTTCTCCGGGCGCTATATATCCCACTCTAGACAAGCTCCTTGAGGAAGGTTACGTCTCTATAGCAAAAGTAGAGGGTACTCAAAAGTTTTACCAGATTACTGAGGCAGGGAAAGCGCTGTTAAGTCCCAAGCATCATTTAGAGACAGTGATAGAGGAAGTCCTTTCAGACCTAAGGTTTATCCTTGAAAATAAGGGTGAACTTGACGTAGAGTTGAAAGAGAAGTTGAAAAAAGGGCTTAAGGAGGCGATAAGTAGTCTTGATTGA
- the prpB gene encoding methylisocitrate lyase, with protein MSEVLRKSDFLVIPGVFNPFTALLAQKVGFKAVYLSGGALTSSLGMPDLGIITLDELAWMVRRIREVTDIPIIVDADTGFGEAVNVYRTVKVLESAGANAIQIEDQVLPKKCGHLEGKEVVRPTDMVLKIKAALKARKDMLIIARTDSRAIYGLDDAITRAQIYLEAGADVIFPEALESKEEFERFAREVRAPLLANMTEFGKTPLISAEEFKAMGYKYVIFPVTIFRVAAKAMKDALEVLLKEGTQKNLMDKMMTRKEQYEIINYYFYENLDRELAKEGVKS; from the coding sequence TTGTCAGAGGTCTTAAGGAAGTCTGACTTCTTAGTTATACCCGGGGTCTTTAACCCTTTTACTGCCCTTTTAGCTCAAAAGGTTGGGTTTAAGGCAGTCTATCTTTCAGGAGGAGCTTTAACCTCTTCCCTCGGTATGCCAGACCTAGGCATAATTACGTTAGACGAGTTGGCGTGGATGGTGAGAAGGATTAGGGAAGTTACAGATATTCCTATAATTGTCGATGCAGATACAGGCTTCGGGGAAGCTGTGAATGTATATAGGACTGTAAAAGTGCTGGAGAGTGCGGGGGCTAACGCTATTCAGATCGAGGATCAGGTCTTACCTAAGAAGTGCGGTCATTTAGAAGGTAAGGAGGTAGTGAGACCTACGGACATGGTGCTTAAAATAAAAGCTGCACTGAAAGCTAGGAAGGATATGCTGATTATAGCCAGGACGGACTCTAGGGCTATTTATGGTTTAGACGATGCCATTACCAGAGCTCAGATTTACTTGGAGGCTGGGGCTGACGTAATTTTCCCTGAGGCATTAGAGAGCAAGGAAGAGTTCGAAAGGTTTGCAAGGGAAGTGAGAGCTCCCCTCTTAGCTAACATGACCGAGTTCGGCAAGACCCCCCTAATAAGTGCTGAGGAATTCAAGGCTATGGGTTATAAGTACGTTATTTTTCCCGTTACGATATTTCGGGTCGCAGCTAAGGCCATGAAAGACGCATTAGAAGTTTTGCTCAAGGAAGGTACGCAAAAGAACTTAATGGACAAAATGATGACCAGAAAAGAGCAATACGAGATTATAAACTACTACTTTTACGAGAACTTAGATAGGGAGTTAGCTAAGGAAGGAGTAAAATCTTGA
- a CDS encoding MmgE/PrpD family protein gives MDLSDIIAEYVVSVQEVEDKVYAEAKRRVLDSVAIALASRDSPPAKIVESISDLYPGNIHTLGNFSTTPDFASFYNTLLIRYLDFNDTYLGLEPLHPSDMIGGLLAVSPEAKGEDVIRAIAVGYDVGVNLCDTTSLRKKGYDHVNFLGIAAASALSNLLRLDRNKAKNAISLSIIPHVALRETRSGKLSMWKAGAAAEAVRNAVFVTLLAKSGFTAPELPFSGVFGFSSIVARDMDLSKFRPDGRGILRTMIKKYPVEYHAQAAVEAAIGLEYHGEIRKVVVETYEAGKTILADSREKWRPQNKETADHSLPFIVAVSLIRKDFWLDSYSLIGEPTLEKLMDLIEVVERDDYTSVYPKEFPTRITVITDKGEFSKEVKIPRGHYANPMSDEELEEKASRLGLSKKQIELIKNFDSIKVREFVRGLKEV, from the coding sequence ATGGATCTCTCGGATATAATAGCTGAATACGTAGTCTCGGTTCAGGAAGTCGAAGATAAAGTTTATGCAGAGGCTAAGAGGAGAGTGCTGGATTCAGTGGCTATTGCACTAGCCTCTAGAGATTCCCCTCCAGCAAAAATAGTCGAGAGCATAAGTGACCTTTATCCCGGAAATATTCATACCTTGGGTAACTTTTCCACCACTCCTGACTTTGCCTCCTTTTACAACACTTTATTAATAAGATACTTAGACTTCAACGACACTTATCTAGGCTTAGAGCCCCTACATCCCAGCGACATGATAGGGGGATTGTTAGCGGTATCCCCTGAAGCAAAGGGTGAGGACGTAATCAGGGCAATAGCCGTGGGCTACGATGTGGGTGTTAACTTATGTGACACTACTTCCCTAAGAAAGAAGGGTTATGACCACGTAAATTTCCTCGGGATAGCAGCAGCTTCAGCCCTCTCAAACCTCCTTAGGTTAGACCGGAATAAGGCAAAGAATGCCATATCCCTTTCAATAATCCCACACGTGGCTTTGAGGGAGACGAGGAGTGGTAAGCTCTCCATGTGGAAGGCTGGAGCAGCGGCTGAGGCTGTCAGGAACGCTGTATTCGTAACTCTCTTAGCTAAATCCGGTTTTACAGCACCCGAGTTACCGTTTTCCGGAGTCTTCGGTTTCTCCTCCATAGTGGCTAGGGATATGGACTTGAGTAAGTTTAGACCAGACGGAAGAGGGATCCTGAGGACCATGATCAAAAAGTACCCTGTAGAATACCATGCGCAAGCCGCAGTGGAGGCTGCAATTGGACTGGAATACCACGGTGAGATAAGGAAAGTGGTAGTAGAGACTTATGAGGCTGGGAAAACTATTCTTGCTGACAGCCGTGAAAAGTGGAGACCTCAAAACAAGGAAACAGCTGATCATAGTCTACCCTTTATAGTTGCGGTAAGCTTAATCAGGAAAGACTTCTGGCTTGATTCTTACTCTTTAATAGGAGAGCCCACATTGGAAAAGCTTATGGACTTAATAGAGGTAGTTGAGAGAGACGATTACACTTCAGTTTATCCTAAAGAATTTCCTACTAGGATAACAGTTATCACGGATAAGGGAGAGTTCAGTAAGGAGGTCAAAATACCCAGAGGGCATTACGCTAACCCGATGAGTGATGAGGAGTTAGAGGAAAAGGCGAGTAGGCTGGGTTTAAGCAAGAAACAAATTGAACTTATTAAAAATTTTGATAGTATAAAGGTGAGAGAGTTTGTCAGAGGTCTTAAGGAAGTCTGA
- a CDS encoding ABC transporter ATP-binding protein, with protein MIEIEHISKTFKVKSKEIRALDDVSFTIPKSSVGALVGHNGAGKTTLIKILSTLIIPDQGDARINGISIREEKKVRKNIGVMMVSERAFYFRLSGFDNLVFFGIVQGLSISEAKKRAKELLDLVGLSEFSNIQYMKYSTGMQRKLALARALLLDPPVILLDEPTLGMDPVSSRDFRSLVKELSKEGKTILMTSHNMKEVEDLADKIVLLKRGKVVAQGTREEITSSIGKIKVVMTDSIPKGYEKYVSGFVQGKVILRVPEKGIEVEGEVLGEEEPTLEDAFVYFTDEEIDNPKNRRRGGGFRRWE; from the coding sequence TTGATTGAAATAGAACACATATCAAAAACATTTAAAGTCAAATCGAAAGAGATCCGAGCTTTAGACGACGTGAGCTTTACAATTCCTAAGTCTAGCGTAGGGGCGTTAGTGGGTCATAACGGTGCAGGAAAGACCACATTGATAAAGATCCTATCAACCCTGATTATCCCTGATCAAGGAGACGCAAGGATAAACGGAATCAGTATCAGAGAAGAAAAGAAAGTAAGAAAAAATATAGGTGTAATGATGGTAAGTGAGAGAGCTTTCTACTTCAGGCTTTCGGGCTTTGATAACCTAGTCTTCTTCGGGATCGTCCAAGGCTTGTCAATTTCCGAAGCGAAAAAGAGGGCAAAGGAGCTCCTAGATTTAGTTGGTCTATCTGAATTTTCCAATATTCAATATATGAAATATAGCACCGGAATGCAAAGGAAACTGGCTTTAGCGAGAGCACTCTTATTAGACCCACCGGTGATTCTTTTAGACGAACCTACGCTAGGTATGGATCCGGTTAGTTCAAGGGATTTTAGGAGTCTGGTTAAAGAGTTGTCTAAGGAGGGTAAAACGATCCTAATGACTTCACATAACATGAAAGAGGTTGAAGACCTAGCCGATAAAATAGTCTTATTAAAGAGAGGTAAGGTAGTTGCTCAAGGTACTAGAGAAGAAATTACTTCAAGCATAGGGAAGATCAAGGTAGTTATGACCGATAGTATACCAAAAGGTTACGAGAAATACGTAAGCGGTTTCGTTCAGGGAAAAGTTATACTGAGGGTCCCGGAGAAAGGAATAGAGGTAGAAGGTGAGGTATTAGGTGAAGAGGAACCTACACTTGAGGATGCGTTTGTCTACTTTACAGATGAGGAGATCGACAACCCTAAAAATAGGAGGAGAGGGGGAGGGTTCAGGAGATGGGAGTAA
- a CDS encoding ABC transporter permease, producing the protein MGVIDKLYAYIYLRGFKIWTSYKTQLILNLLSWVLPVFTYYFVGTSLGNIVVSSMHFKGASYVSFMVVGLAFQGYISSVITTLSGRLRNEQLYGTIEYYVMSSGGVLSFLIYSALWGFTINTVNAVVILLIGYALGVKYDVNIISAIILIFLLLTSSLGLGMISAGFTMIVKQGNPISFFFSTFTTLTTGVVFPVSVLPGFIKLVSYAIPLTWALEGLRYALLEGYSLSQVSEYVIALSLFTSVLIPLGIAFYSYAFKRARYRGTLSEY; encoded by the coding sequence ATGGGAGTAATAGATAAACTTTACGCTTACATTTACTTGCGGGGTTTTAAGATATGGACTAGCTACAAAACACAGCTTATCCTGAACTTATTGTCTTGGGTCTTACCAGTCTTCACTTATTACTTTGTAGGTACTTCTTTAGGTAATATTGTAGTCAGTTCTATGCATTTTAAAGGTGCATCTTATGTTTCGTTCATGGTAGTCGGACTAGCATTCCAAGGTTATATTTCGTCTGTAATAACGACCTTAAGTGGTAGGTTACGCAACGAGCAACTTTACGGTACGATAGAGTACTATGTAATGTCATCTGGTGGAGTACTCTCTTTTTTGATTTATTCAGCTTTGTGGGGGTTTACAATAAATACTGTAAACGCAGTAGTAATCTTGCTCATAGGCTACGCTTTAGGTGTTAAGTATGACGTTAACATCATTTCAGCTATAATCCTTATCTTTCTATTACTTACCTCTTCCTTAGGTCTCGGAATGATTTCAGCCGGATTTACGATGATTGTTAAACAAGGAAACCCAATATCTTTCTTCTTTTCTACGTTCACTACACTGACGACCGGTGTTGTATTTCCCGTGTCAGTCTTACCAGGTTTTATTAAGTTAGTCAGTTACGCAATACCCCTCACGTGGGCTCTCGAAGGTCTCAGGTATGCCCTGCTTGAGGGTTATTCGTTATCGCAAGTCAGCGAATATGTAATAGCTTTGTCATTATTTACATCCGTTCTGATCCCATTAGGTATCGCATTCTACTCTTATGCCTTTAAGAGGGCTAGATATAGGGGGACGTTAAGTGAGTACTGA
- a CDS encoding (2Fe-2S)-binding protein, whose amino-acid sequence MKVSAGACTVIINGVSVKSCLFLAVQAVNLDVRTVKGLNVEWLQNAFVRNYASQCGYCTHGFLMASYDYLKNVDPKAADESLKYSIRNICRCTGYVNIIRAIKEASRNEVQSG is encoded by the coding sequence ATGAAGGTAAGTGCGGGGGCTTGTACGGTTATTATTAACGGCGTTTCTGTGAAATCTTGCTTGTTTCTAGCAGTTCAAGCCGTTAACCTCGATGTAAGGACGGTAAAAGGTCTTAATGTGGAGTGGCTACAGAATGCGTTTGTTCGTAACTATGCTTCTCAATGTGGATACTGTACGCATGGTTTTCTAATGGCTAGTTATGATTATTTAAAGAATGTAGATCCGAAAGCGGCTGATGAGTCGTTAAAGTACTCTATAAGAAATATTTGTAGGTGTACTGGTTACGTAAATATAATAAGAGCTATTAAAGAGGCGAGTAGGAATGAAGTACAAAGTGGATGA
- a CDS encoding CBS domain-containing protein, which produces MSQVKVKVLINRSPLKVPVGTKTIDAVKLMAQNSVGSVLIVDGDKPVGIFTERDLLKSVAKGEDLNKPVEKLGTYGKLITIREDEPLSNAARLMHQYNIRHLVVVDGKDNVVGIISIRDIISEKHLLSAISTKSDEEWVGGD; this is translated from the coding sequence ATGAGTCAAGTTAAAGTAAAGGTTTTAATCAATAGATCCCCTCTTAAAGTTCCCGTAGGGACTAAGACCATAGATGCTGTAAAGCTCATGGCTCAGAATAGCGTAGGCTCAGTTCTGATTGTGGATGGTGACAAACCGGTAGGAATATTTACCGAAAGAGACCTCCTGAAATCAGTAGCTAAAGGAGAGGACTTAAATAAACCTGTAGAGAAATTAGGTACTTACGGTAAGCTAATTACGATCAGGGAAGACGAACCTCTTTCTAACGCGGCAAGACTGATGCATCAATATAACATAAGGCACCTCGTAGTCGTAGATGGTAAGGATAATGTAGTGGGTATAATCTCCATCCGTGATATCATAAGTGAAAAGCACCTGCTTTCAGCAATTTCAACTAAATCAGATGAGGAATGGGTAGGGGGTGACTGA
- a CDS encoding APC family permease, with the protein MSKLFLRESSGLVKNVTLKDLVMLNVANMGAGLAVFEGISPYIQPGSILWLTSLLTFILTLPLVYTYTSLLMRMPRTGGDYVWISRKLNSKIGAIMGVAFAFNMPPYFALSAFFSVSAINLVLYEIGILNHQEELINLSNTVFVNPYGTLTLTQDLLIYALGAIAFVIIILINIIRPKWGFSLTTALGIFSTITLILAMLVLALNAGSVRSQIPNFISEFQLSPQNTSPWSFSWASTLYMIPFFLSFAYIWLYAGPAVAAEAKEGSLKWNLYLGSIMTFLMITIPFFEMYAEIGCPTNTAYYPTYTYNFWSLAIFLSHNEILEWILGLGLIAWNFFIMAFGVVVFARYVFAFAFDRLFPAIFAKLNKFASPVYAHLLDLATTLVFLALPIISVSGATALYSYTPLALAYLILVSLTGIKVGIEERNRQLIIGSALSTAIMLLMEGEILDPYNNYSFSAVRTSGVNWIATAYIISLVGLGLITYISAKKVRSREGIDIDLVYKEIPPE; encoded by the coding sequence ATGTCAAAACTGTTTTTGAGAGAGTCGTCCGGGTTAGTGAAGAATGTCACACTAAAAGACTTAGTTATGTTGAACGTTGCAAATATGGGAGCTGGTCTAGCAGTTTTCGAAGGAATTTCTCCCTATATTCAACCGGGCTCAATACTATGGTTAACCTCTTTGCTTACCTTTATCCTCACATTACCTCTTGTCTACACGTATACGAGCCTCTTAATGAGGATGCCGAGAACTGGGGGAGATTACGTATGGATTTCAAGGAAATTAAACAGTAAGATAGGGGCTATAATGGGAGTAGCATTTGCATTTAATATGCCACCTTATTTCGCACTATCAGCGTTCTTTTCAGTCTCAGCAATAAACCTAGTTCTGTACGAGATCGGTATACTTAACCATCAAGAGGAACTGATTAACCTCTCAAATACGGTATTTGTTAACCCTTACGGAACTCTCACGCTTACTCAAGACCTCCTAATTTACGCTCTAGGTGCTATAGCGTTTGTGATAATCATCCTCATAAATATAATAAGACCTAAGTGGGGCTTTAGCCTAACTACCGCTCTCGGTATATTCTCCACAATTACTCTAATCCTCGCAATGTTAGTTTTAGCCTTAAACGCTGGTTCAGTGAGGTCTCAAATCCCTAATTTCATCAGTGAGTTCCAACTTTCTCCACAAAACACTTCTCCTTGGTCTTTCAGCTGGGCTTCAACACTCTACATGATCCCATTTTTCTTATCATTTGCATATATCTGGCTTTATGCGGGACCAGCAGTAGCTGCTGAGGCTAAAGAAGGATCGTTAAAATGGAATCTGTATCTAGGTAGTATAATGACGTTCCTCATGATCACAATACCTTTCTTCGAGATGTATGCCGAAATCGGTTGCCCCACGAACACAGCTTACTATCCTACATATACCTATAATTTCTGGAGTTTAGCAATTTTTCTCTCACACAATGAGATACTCGAATGGATTCTAGGTCTTGGTCTGATAGCTTGGAACTTCTTTATTATGGCTTTCGGTGTAGTAGTATTTGCAAGATATGTGTTCGCATTTGCATTTGACAGACTATTCCCAGCGATATTCGCAAAGCTTAACAAGTTCGCATCTCCGGTTTACGCTCATCTCCTCGACTTAGCTACCACGTTAGTATTCCTAGCTCTTCCAATAATTTCCGTAAGCGGTGCAACTGCACTATATTCGTATACTCCTTTAGCTCTGGCATACCTTATTTTAGTCTCACTTACCGGTATTAAGGTGGGTATTGAGGAGAGAAATAGGCAACTAATAATAGGTTCCGCTTTATCTACGGCGATAATGTTATTAATGGAAGGTGAGATCTTAGACCCCTATAACAACTACAGCTTCAGCGCAGTGAGGACTAGTGGGGTTAATTGGATAGCTACAGCTTACATTATCTCCTTAGTGGGTCTAGGACTGATAACTTATATCAGCGCTAAAAAAGTGAGGAGTAGGGAAGGAATAGATATTGACTTAGTCTATAAGGAGATACCACCGGAATGA
- a CDS encoding lactate/malate dehydrogenase family protein — protein MTKVAFIGSGKIGQTIAFNVIMGSYIDEAIIYDIIPELPEKFEHELRHALASRKLKVEVLGTNNIEDVNGADIVVISAGKPRKPGMSRRDLFVDNARIMIDLADKLAKRNRGALYIMVANPVDMMASVFMKYSGEYTISTGDQVETMRMRSYIAKKLKVHVTDVNGYVGGEHGEDAVVLWSTVTVKGKPFDESMGVSKHEVEEYVKKIPGEIIRVMGGTTWGPGTIIEEIIRAVVLNENKVMSIAFPHKYEDEIIHISEPVVVGRTIGPSLEPLLDEKDRWHLMASIKDFYSVYKENLKQLEQSLTAKQ, from the coding sequence ATGACAAAAGTAGCCTTTATTGGATCTGGTAAGATAGGGCAAACAATAGCATTTAACGTCATAATGGGGAGTTACATTGATGAGGCAATAATTTACGATATAATCCCAGAACTACCTGAAAAGTTTGAGCATGAACTCAGGCACGCATTGGCTTCGAGAAAACTCAAGGTAGAAGTGCTGGGGACAAACAACATAGAGGACGTAAACGGTGCAGACATAGTAGTGATCTCTGCAGGAAAGCCGAGGAAGCCTGGAATGAGCAGAAGGGACTTATTTGTTGACAACGCGAGGATAATGATAGATCTAGCTGATAAATTGGCTAAGAGAAATAGGGGAGCACTTTACATCATGGTGGCAAACCCAGTAGATATGATGGCTTCAGTCTTCATGAAATACTCTGGGGAATATACGATTAGTACAGGTGATCAAGTAGAGACGATGAGGATGAGGTCTTACATAGCTAAGAAGTTAAAGGTTCATGTGACCGACGTAAATGGGTATGTGGGTGGGGAACACGGAGAAGACGCAGTAGTACTGTGGAGCACGGTAACTGTGAAAGGGAAACCGTTTGATGAGAGTATGGGAGTGAGTAAGCACGAAGTAGAGGAATATGTAAAGAAAATACCGGGAGAGATAATAAGGGTAATGGGAGGTACTACTTGGGGGCCAGGTACGATCATTGAGGAAATTATAAGGGCTGTGGTTTTAAACGAGAACAAGGTAATGAGCATAGCGTTCCCGCACAAATACGAAGACGAGATCATTCACATAAGCGAGCCCGTTGTTGTAGGGAGGACTATAGGACCTTCATTGGAGCCCTTATTAGACGAAAAAGACAGATGGCACTTAATGGCTTCTATTAAGGACTTCTACAGCGTATATAAGGAGAACTTGAAACAGCTCGAGCAAAGTCTAACCGCAAAACAGTAA
- a CDS encoding enoyl-CoA hydratase/isomerase family protein: protein MKYKVDEDGIAWITLDRVDRLNAFDEESWKELGDKVRTANNDRKVKVVVLTGEGRAFSAGDDIFAMAELKDADDAKKFFNTLYYAVESLIELEKPLICAVNGLAYGGGCEILLFCDVVVGSKESKFSIPEAKLGLIPPMAISVGHKYWGKAVNRLAITGKPLLLRKLNK, encoded by the coding sequence ATGAAGTACAAAGTGGATGAGGACGGCATAGCGTGGATTACGTTAGACAGAGTTGATAGACTAAACGCCTTTGACGAGGAGAGTTGGAAGGAATTAGGGGATAAGGTGAGAACTGCTAATAACGATAGAAAAGTGAAAGTGGTAGTCTTAACAGGGGAGGGGAGGGCGTTTTCGGCTGGGGACGATATATTTGCCATGGCTGAACTTAAAGACGCTGATGATGCTAAGAAGTTCTTTAACACCCTTTACTATGCCGTGGAGTCACTGATCGAGCTCGAAAAGCCTCTCATATGTGCGGTTAATGGGCTAGCTTACGGAGGAGGTTGTGAAATATTGCTGTTCTGTGATGTGGTGGTAGGGAGTAAAGAGTCTAAATTTTCTATACCTGAGGCAAAACTGGGTCTTATACCGCCCATGGCTATAAGTGTAGGGCATAAGTACTGGGGGAAGGCTGTAAACAGGCTGGCGATCACGGGGAAGCCATTACTGCTGAGGAAGCTAAACAAATAG